A genomic region of Thermoproteota archaeon contains the following coding sequences:
- a CDS encoding MTH1187 family thiamine-binding protein, whose product MPMAEITIVPVGVGASVSDYVAEALKVVKRSGLKYQLTPTSTVIEGDLDELFKVLKEMHEVPFSKGAPRVVTVIKIDDRRDKTITMEYKVRVVEEKLRRE is encoded by the coding sequence ATGCCCATGGCGGAAATAACGATAGTCCCCGTTGGGGTGGGGGCCAGCGTCAGTGATTACGTTGCTGAGGCTTTGAAGGTGGTGAAGCGGTCGGGTCTCAAGTACCAGTTGACCCCCACATCTACGGTGATAGAGGGGGACCTAGACGAACTCTTCAAGGTGCTGAAGGAGATGCACGAGGTTCCCTTCTCCAAGGGAGCGCCTAGAGTGGTTACCGTCATAAAGATAGATGACAGGAGGGACAAGACGATAACGATGGAGTACAAAGTGAGGGTGGTGGAGGAGAAACTCAGGAGGGAATAG
- a CDS encoding RAD55 family ATPase: MKPERFKFGVEPLDFLLPQGILRSSLIGVFGETGTGKSVLLNEIAYRALKRGDRVLMVLLEDTPASRLMNFAVLGFDVMGYVRRGDLEFMDCFSYRLREKGIELPEDLAKVLDGAKGIVNVEDPRNLDTFWDQIEREARSMGGRGIVLIDSLTEFLTITPDPSSLLDLMKVVKAVVSKHYMVPVIYTFHFGFFDDFRYVLEVASDGVLDLRFNPEVIKELLIKQMRVRRMSGSRHRPDWVTFDVEPGKGLVILRK; encoded by the coding sequence ATGAAGCCAGAAAGGTTCAAATTCGGTGTGGAACCCCTAGATTTCCTCTTGCCCCAAGGCATACTCAGGAGCAGTCTGATAGGCGTCTTCGGGGAAACTGGTACTGGAAAGAGCGTCCTGCTTAATGAGATAGCGTATCGGGCCCTTAAACGAGGTGACAGGGTCCTCATGGTCCTGCTGGAGGATACACCCGCCTCGAGACTGATGAACTTCGCCGTTCTGGGCTTTGATGTGATGGGCTATGTGAGGAGGGGCGACCTTGAATTCATGGATTGTTTCTCCTACAGGCTCAGGGAGAAGGGTATTGAACTGCCCGAGGACCTCGCCAAGGTCTTGGACGGTGCCAAGGGAATAGTGAACGTTGAGGATCCTAGGAACCTTGACACATTCTGGGATCAGATTGAAAGGGAAGCTAGAAGCATGGGAGGGAGAGGAATCGTCCTGATAGATTCGCTGACCGAGTTTCTGACGATAACCCCAGACCCGTCCTCGCTCCTAGACCTGATGAAGGTAGTGAAGGCGGTAGTGAGTAAGCACTACATGGTCCCAGTCATATACACCTTCCACTTCGGGTTCTTCGACGACTTCAGGTACGTGCTGGAGGTCGCCTCTGATGGTGTTTTGGATCTCAGATTCAACCCAGAGGTGATAAAGGAACTCCTGATAAAACAGATGAGGGTGAGGAGGATGAGCGGATCTAGGCACAGGCCTGACTGGGTTACCTTCGATGTGGAACCCGGCAAGGGACTCGTCATCC